From one Plasmodium malariae genome assembly, chromosome: 12 genomic stretch:
- the TRAP gene encoding sporozoite surface protein 2, putative produces the protein MKLFENKCYLVVVLILYISTLLNGNGSIVDEVKYSEQVCNEQVDLYLLVDGSGSIGEENWKSKIMPMLFGMIKNLNISKDAINLSVNLFGNTSKELIRLGSSESINRLKALNVLAQFKRYRPSGTTNMSAALTDVLLHLKDRVNRSEAVQLVVIITDGVPNYKFRVVNLVGDLRKKNVKFAIVGVGNGIDNEFNKLLAGCPPRVRECNLYAQASWSNAVNIMKPFLQKICNEVEKTAQCGPWGEWSSCSVTCGKGTKHRSRDILHAGCTSEMTESCDNGDCPVVPPVAPVLPPNIRDINRPGGNDDDDHHPNFRKGLDVPEEDEVAPPEDRPEDRPEDRPEDRPEDRPENRPEDRPENSPEDRPENSPEDRPEDRPPRRGDVFDVNPDEPNSESKDKLLPSDKEDEENKNNSNLPEGLEERPQEGESLPVEPEGNENVEDNFPQAPNDLPGKQRQPDILNPDGGPNFGNNEHPGSPSNNDYSGKAYTHIPSPIGNEKNRSNYNHNYSKSPNNNGPEDRVARPHKVDTNTESPRDSYNANPEYDETRESPNYEQREDNGKRSSNNNYKIAGGIIGGLALIGCAGFAYNFISHGAASGLTPENTPFDDAVPEEDKDLTENDQFKLPEDNDWN, from the coding sequence ATGAAGTTGTTCGAGAATAAATGTTATTTAGTTGTTGTGCTTATTCTATACATTAGTACATTGTTGAATGGTAATGGTTCCATTGTGGATGAAGTAAAATACAGTGAACAAGTATGTAATGAACAGGTGGATTTATACTTATTAGTAGATGGATCGGGAAGTATAGGAGAAGAAAACTGGAAATCTAAGATAATGCCAATGCTCTTTggtatgataaaaaatttaaatatttcaaaagaTGCCATTAATCTCTCTGTGAATCTTTTTGGTAACACTTCTAAAGAACTTATTAGATTAGGTAGTAGTGAATCTATTAATAGATTAAAGGCATTAAATGTACTAGCTCAGTTTAAAAGATATCGCCCCAGTGGAACTACTAACATGTCCGCTGCCTTAACAGATGTGCTTTTACATCTTAAGGATAGAGTTAATAGAAGTGAGGCTGTACAACTAGTTGTAATTATAACTGATGGAGTTCCAAATTACAAATTTCGTGTTGTAAATTTAGTAGGGGacttaagaaaaaaaaatgtcaaGTTTGCAATCGTTGGTGTTGGTAATGGTATTGATAATGAATTCAATAAACTGTTAGCTGGTTGTCCTCCAAGAGTACGTGaatgtaatttatatgcACAAGCTTCTTGGAGTAATGCAGTAAACATTATGAAACCTTTTctacaaaaaatatgtaatgaGGTAGAAAAAACTGCGCAATGTGGCCCATGGGGAGAATGGTCCTCTTGTTCTGTTACTTGTGGAAAGGGAACCAAACATAGATCAAGGGATATATTACATGCAGGATGTACAAGTGAAATGACTGAATCATGTGATAATGGTGATTGTCCTGTTGTACCTCCAGTCGCACCTGTTCTCCCTCCAAATATACGAGATATTAATAGACCAGGTGGAAACGATGATGATGATCATCATCCAAATTTTAGGAAGGGTTTAGATGTCCCAGAAGAAGATGAAGTTGCTCCACCAGAGGATAGACCAGAGGATAGACCAGAGGATAGACCAGAGGATAGACCAGAGGATAGACCAGAGAATAGACCAGAGGATAGACCAGAGAATAGTCCAGAGGATAGACCAGAGAATAGTCCAGAGGATAGACCAGAGGATAGACCACCACGTCGAGGTGATGTATTCGATGTAAATCCTGATGAACCAAATTCAGAAAGTAAAGATAAACTTTTACCTAGTGATAAAGAAGATGAAGAAAACAAGAATAATTCTAATTTACCAGAAGGACTGGAGGAACGACCTCAAGAGGGAGAATCCTTACCAGTTGAACCAGAAGGTAACGAAAATGTAGAAGATAATTTCCCACAAGCTCCAAATGATTTACCAGGAAAACAAAGACAACCAGATATTCTCAATCCAGATGGAGGCCCAAATTTTGGAAATAATGAACATCCAGGTTCCCCTTCTAATAATGATTATTCTGGAAAAGCTTATACCCATATCCCCAGTCCAATaggtaatgaaaaaaatagaagtaACTATAATCATAATTATTCAAAGAGTCCAAATAATAATGGTCCAGAAGATCGAGTTGCAAGACCACATAAAGTAGACACTAATACAGAGTCACCTAGGGATTCTTATAATGCCAATCCTGAATATGATGAAACACGTGAAAGTccaaattatgaacaaagaGAAGATAATGGAAAACGGAgctcaaataataattataaaattgcTGGAGGTATTATTGGAGGTTTAGCTTTAATAGGATGTGCTGGATTTGCTTACAACTTTATTTCCCATGGTGCTGCATCTGGATTAACACCTGAAAATACACCTTTCGATGATGCAGTTCCAGAGGAAGATAAGGATCTTACTGAGAATGACCAATTCAAACTACCAGAAGATAACGACTGGAATTAA
- the PmUG01_12029000 gene encoding conserved Plasmodium protein, unknown function, translating to MSDFLGTRITNLDVSEIRKEFSKKRKHFDEYDFYVFYKNLVASDKKRKGKRSKKSGNKEEEFKPCNYVSSIYKSKKVVKKSIYDYIDDEDNIYEDIVTNENFADDKNFTDNISFTFFNESISYTLLRNNNYIDGIPIGVDLKIKNNNKKESSWRSEEKNLSQHLPDLSSAATPREKYDIPPRYIYKNKEEDIENKGSLPSVRYCNDKLSKTNENGQELRKKENTKGGNIKVVQKAQNARKEIGPKLPDIFEEIRKNIGNDNNDNNERNENEYINILSYKNHIILIKMKEQREFEKRIKELYVPKNNFEGAFFQNNVNSIYQKKKKEVSSLCNDFSKNTGGHRNIEMGSISGKGSFFSADRGDKKMFSHVPDDSYSDSSVENVYASWQHKKLYDECTSEVEEGGGRGGSGVHSRSSSGDSSRRSMQITRAFPFVMCDPSFLHANEMHICYKLYHFFFCSKKKDRKNGGESYRNVEELKDLYIRYSKLIRINNEDVLSKNELINLYVPKKNWVQANNSEIGDENCKNEIYVLKNRINFNNDLKKKNRFCFFCKMKENKIRVKNIFSSKEREEFTELMNKFKIFYLDFYTDQIINEDLNTNFQIYNYEFSKCVYDKLNISNVYKGNANLEKDSTPTLCDSFLNIPQFIFESIFSS from the coding sequence atgtcCGACTTTCTAGGAACAAGAATTACAAATCTGGATGTGTCTGAAATAAGAAAAGAGTTTagtaaaaagagaaaacatTTTGATGAATAcgatttttatgttttttacaaaaatttagtTGCATCggataaaaagagaaaaggaaaaagaagcaAGAAAAGTGGTAATAAAGAGGAAGAATTCAAACCGTGTAATTACGTATCAAGTATATACAAAAGTAAGAAAGTAGTTAAAAAGAGcatatatgattatatagatgatgaagataatatatatgaagacATAGTGACCAATGAGAATTTTGCAGATGACAAAAATTTTACAGATAACATTAGCTTTACCTTTTTTAATGAAAGTATTTCATATACATTACTGAGAAATAACAATTATATTGATGGTATACCAATTGGAGTTGAtcttaaaataaagaataataataagaaagaaAGTTCTTGGAGAAgtgaggaaaaaaatttatcccAACATTTACCTGATTTATCGTCGGCTGCTACACCTCGTGAGAAGTATGATATTCCACCAAggtatatttacaaaaataaagaagaagatattgaaaataaaggAAGTTTACCATCAGTAAGGTATTGTAATGATAAATTAAGCAAGACGAATGAAAATGGACAGGAgttgagaaaaaaagaaaatactaAAGGTGGAAATATAAAAGTGGTGCAAAAGGCACAAAATGCACGCAAGGAAATAGGCCCAAAATTGCCCGATATTTTTGAAGAGATCAGAAAGAATATTggaaatgataataatgataataatgaacggaatgaaaatgaatacataaatattttatcctATAAGAACcacattattttaattaaaatgaaagagCAGAGAGAATTCGAAAAACGAATTAAGGAGTTATATGtaccaaaaaataattttgaggGAGCTTTCTttcaaaataatgtaaatagtatatatcagaaaaaaaaaaaagaagtaagtTCACTCTGTAATGATTTTTCGAAAAACACAGGAGGTCATCGTAATATAGAAATGGGGAGTATATCTGGAAAAGGCTCCTTTTTTTCTGCGGATAGAGGAGATAAGAAAATGTTCAGTCATGTTCCGGACGATAGTTACTCGGACAGCTCTGTAGAGAATGTTTATGCGAGTTGGCAGCATAAGAAATTATATGATGAATGCACCTCGGAAGTTGAAGAAGGGGGAGGGAGAGGGGGAAGCGGTGTTCATAGTCGTAGCAGTAGTGGTGATAGTAGCCGAAGGAGCATGCAGATTACCCGTGCTTTCCCGTTCGTCATGTGTGATCCGTCCTTTTTGCACGCGAACGAAATGCACATTTGTTACAAATtgtaccatttttttttttgttcgaAAAAGAAAGATAGAAAAAATGGAGGTGAGAGTTATCGAAACGTGGAAGAGTTAAAggatttatatatacgatACTCCAagttaataagaataaataacgAAGATGTTTTGAGCAAAAATGAGTTAATAAATTTGTACGTCCCGAAGAAAAACTGGGTACAAGCCAACAATAGCGAGATAGGAGATgaaaattgcaaaaatgaaatttatgttttaaagaatagaataaattttaataacgatttaaaaaaaaaaaatagattttgttttttttgcaaaatgaaggaaaataaaataagagtaaaaaacatttttagcAGTAAGGAGCGTGAAGAATTCACTGAACTAATgaacaaatttaaaatattttatctagATTTTTACACAGATCAGATAATAAATGAAGACTTAAATAcgaattttcaaatttataattatgaattttcTAAATGTGTTTATgacaaattaaatatttcaaatgtGTATAAGGGTAATGCAAATTTGGAAAAGGATAGCACTCCAACCTTATGTGACAGTTTCCTGAACATTCCGCAGTTCATTTTTGAATCTATTTTTTCgtcttaa
- the PmUG01_12029200 gene encoding conserved Plasmodium protein, unknown function, which yields MSKETKVINKCFKGKRNVCYYLKIGEKKKEKKNEKIILHNCIQTLLSDPLVVLYTDDNYICTGSLTGKVCIYRITKKEDKEINTDVSYINSKNNVELEKKNISDLSRNGSKGANINSTDDVPLGLKNGTSIGSNYNDVNGNSSNNNDSSKNDSSSKNDSSKNDSSKNDSSKNNDSRNNNNSHCNSNNKISNKNNNINNSSCNNNNYSNSNGNSGSCSNYREVLEKYHILCMFRNNSIKAIYIDRNYIYVYYESCIDVFCIKTYHFIKKINLEVSNNKQVIYYENLILFNNSKSLFIYDITNNFTSYFYKNFLKNIIIFDFNINYLLCYKSNFGKCHIRVLQISINAQKCEHELIFCVDFSSKFISHGKFLDDEKIIVAKNGRRLIIFDFKKAVDMYRIKKLKKKILDIYKSAENMLFILVENQIFIFNLSTFIFYKCVKLPPGFFYFKWSYFIRHKNNKIIFSSDRGIYFIDYPIEEQV from the exons atgaGTAAGGAAacaaaagtaataaataaatgttttaaaggCAAAAGGAACGTATGTTATTATCTGAAGATaggagaaaagaaaaaagaaaagaaaaatgaaaagatcATATTACATAATTGTATTCAAACTTTACTATCAGATCCTTTAGTTGTTTTATATACGgatgataattatatttgtacag GTTCTTTGACGGGGAAAGTTTGCATATATAGAATAACGAAAAAGGAGGACAAAGAAATCAATACGGATGTTTCATATATCAATAGTAAGAATAATGTggaattagaaaaaaaaaatatatccgATTTGAGCAGAAACGGCTCAAAAGGTGCGAACATAAATTCAACGGATGACGTTCCTCTAGGCCTTAAAAACGGAACAAGCATCGGTAGCAATTATAACGACGTGAATGGTAATAGCAGCAATAACAACGATAGTAGCAAAAACGATAGTAGTAGCAAAAACGATAGTAGCAAAAACGATAGTAGCAAAAACGATAGTAGTAAAAACAATGATAGTAggaataacaataatagtcactgtaacagtaacaataagattagtaataagaataataacaTCAATAACAGTAgctgtaataataataattacagtAACAGTAATGGTAATAGCGGAAGCTGTAGTAACTATAGGGAGGTTCTCGAAAAATACCATATTCTGTGCATGTTCAGAAATAATAGCATAAAAGCAATTTACATTGATaggaattatatatatgtttattacgAAAGCTGTATTGATGTGTTTTGTATAAAAACCtatcattttataaaaaaaataaatttagagGTGTCTAATAATAAAcaagtaatatattatgaaaaccttattttatttaacaacTCGAAGAgcctatttatttatgatattacaaataattttactagttacttttataaaaattttttaaaaaatataattatttttgattttaatattaattatttattatgttataaaagtaattttGGCAAATGTCATATTCGAGTTTTACAAATTTCCATCAATGCACAAAAATGCGAAcatgaattaattttttgtgttgatttttcttcaaaatttataagtCATGGTAAATTTTTAgatgatgaaaaaattatagtagcAAAGAATGGAAGGagattaattatatttgattttaaaaaagctGTAGATATgtatagaattaaaaaattaaaaaaaaaaattctagaCATTTACAAATCAGCTGAAAacatgttatttatattagtaGAAAAccaaatattcatatttaatttatctacttttattttttataaatgtgtGAAGCTACCTCCAGGGTTCTTCTATTTTAAATGgtcttattttataagacacaaaaataacaaaataattttttcctcgGACAGGGGCATTTACTTCATTGATTACCCCATTGAGGAACAAGTTTAA
- the PmUG01_12029100 gene encoding conserved Plasmodium protein, unknown function: protein MKGGENKENLYFKLYEYITKIENFSCDKINFEREKNKIICARRNQKLSENEKEKSKCELQEDANAICNGKSRAFKENQKKVVNHTSGFYDNESSAYPCNVPEDIECTSYEEVSMSFSFTDSDESSEGEDEIWDNTNNDKLGNAVINCTQGKDETVVFPDIKLNPNNKEDDEFSCDSLLNFSSDEKDKKKSYNTSNYYTHNITSKHSESKNDKIYDSSNPCEIHEGDVIDVSNTSNNRRDSDTYTEIENYYLIYKMNRRMEEHKSINEIKTIKNKRILHLSEIFKKIDTILSCYKEIKNEVHTLVKNKQFIYKTFYSIFLNYYYRYSEIKLMKVNKGRIERYLQYYTNIEQFEIIMSNIEKNQYAYFLDIYNNSFLKNRTTNTDEACDKGRGAKTNGGSDDGRDTEECTEESDYTDDELVSGHTDDELVSGHTDDELVSGHTDDEALSGHTDDELVSGHTDDEALSGCSDEELVSGNSDSNKKVEERGTKKASEEAYSNDDENEYLFNNIDDDDNKIFSNGDDQKHSKYVSTEGDSYVIPRSQCMDQKYEMNKCMNEKRMNEKCLDEKCLDEKCMEEKYMEEKYMEEKYMEEKYMEEKCMDEKYMSKKCMDEKYMSKKCMDEKYMNRKGYAYRKLLKNQSGRSKNFLGNFPPQSDEYRQEKYESINRGNGLKKELYRGLQKRGGGKNGKTQKRKTNGMSKPNRLNKIYKLNGTDKRSGPKKLEKLKGKNEIYYMLQFSEKAIKFFKKNGTYLNAKSKLAKYQSIIKRILKCVINLFRDVLNNADLNIPCSSDVFDSNNSLRDSTFCEKKAMIELPQESYKKVKNKNEHEGEHSCKYEHEEGNRYISEIHSGRGGEPASCEVKGVSNINKSNVSISKMGKGHTITNEYNMEGHNLVVEHYQADNVKTKDSAVKECNLNLIRGQKDGENTNTLPCIDNIVTNETLLLLTDDENEINKIYNNMNMIYFSKYINEFEYYKKYKIKCGCMKDIINYIYKKSMIDENNLYVDDYNTLESFYTSTRLKILNNNIIRNFDYFSNSDICKYIKNVCLLSIYISKLEIDLFLSIFNNSFLHSSLSIILNAIGVSVYDNISQNIYELNNIQIIRKIIQIIYVDIIEIYGDNLYSTIRDYLIKICKILKDRLLYIIEMYISYYTKNISSTIPYTCFKPIKKKFKDMVNEFLYDEYLLTNNTGERCNYVCEKEKEEADLDISNNTVGSSNGIPPLCSSNINNNSTIIHNNNSSNKVNVEMSCLSTCNNRSRQNCGENVSDNQSRGNSDDDSSESIDIEHNYKEHEYNINVLNENSVYKPFSFLNCYYNKDTKFSLTGVDINIIGTILILKTINFIMEESTFMDLFNECLDNTYNSIINIYKQHLKNHDGDMINASLYLIKNLSFLLYLFYKVTNDKDFLNLYLDKELTEHLLHEAAKKERTYLKQRGKDKNKSTGENENSIFYFIKRVYNLSSTNDIQSKILASFNENIYNFTLTTISIVCAPLIKILSAEYDDKTSEKEEEIKNVVHKFMNEKKKKDEDNEQLNYVKVDFAFLSEISFELLEKYAIMVKGENGKNCEYSKNYKNDKNGKNMDNAKKGLQLFRHQIYFLFPKIYFYVKLFICSNADKYKENHFFPSLFNYIIGVLKYKIIYLLSELYIMLRCKYGKQIGTIFEGNYIKDIFLFLNSSEQYSCVFSDVHQYYDTNKNYNFLSE from the exons ATGAAGGGGGGAGAGAACAAGGAAAATTTGTACTTTAAgctatatgaatatataaccaaaatagaaaatttttcGTGCGACAAAATCAACtttgaaagagaaaaaaataaaataatatgtgcCAGAAGAAATCAAAAATTAAGTGagaatgaaaaggaaaaaagtaaatgtgAACTACAAGAAGATGCAAATGCTATTTGTAACGGTAAAAGTAGAGCGTTTAaagaaaatcaaaaaaaagtagTTAATCATACGAGTGGTTTTTATGATAATGAGAGTAGCGCCTATCCTTGTAACGTTCCAGAAGACATAGAATGTACATCTTATGAAGAGGTAAGTATGTCTTTCTCTTTTACGGATAGTGACGAAAGTAGTGAAGGAGAAGACGAAATATGGGATAATACAAATAACGATAAGCTTGGAAATGCAGTTATTAATTGTACTCAAGGTAAAGATGAGACAGTTGTATTCCCcgatataaaattaaatccTAATAATAAAGAGGATGATGAGTTTTCATGTGACTCGCTTCTCAATTTTTCGTCTGatgaaaaggataaaaagaaaagttataatacatcaaattattatacaCATAATATAACTTCTAAACATAGTGAGAgtaaaaatgacaaaatatatgatagTAGTAACCCTTGTGAAATACACGAAGGAGACGTAATAGACGTAAGTAATACTAGCAATAACAGAAGAGACAGTGATACATACAcagaaatagaaaattattatttaatttataaaatgaatagaaGAATGGAGGAGCACAAaagtataaatgaaataaaaactataaagaataaaagaattttacatttatcagaaatatttaaaaagatcGATACCATTTTAAGCtgttataaagaaataaaaaacgaGGTACATACATTAGTAAAGaataaacaatttatttataaaacgttttattctatttttctaaattattattataggtATTcagaaattaaattaatgaaagTTAACAAAGGCAGAATTGAACGTTACCTTCAATATTATACCAACATAGAACAGtttgaaattattatgaGCAATATAGAGAAAAACCAGTACGCATATTtcttagatatatataataactcCTTTCTGAAGAACAGAACAACAAACACAGATGAAGCGTGTGATAAGGGCAGAGGCGCGAAAACAAATGGGGGCAGCGACGACGGGAGGGACACAGAGGAATGTACGGAAGAAAGCGATTATACGGACGATGAATTGGTAAGCGGTCATACTGACGATGAATTGGTAAGCGGTCATACGGACGATGAATTGGTAAGCGGTCATACTGACGATGAAGCGCTAAGTGGTCATACGGACGATGAATTGGTAAGCGGTCATACTGACGATGAAGCGCTAAGTGGTTGTAGTGATGAAGAACTGGTAAGCGGTAATAGTGACAGTAACAAAAAGGTTGAGGAAAGAGGTACGAAGAAGGCAAGTGAAGAGGCATACAGTAACgatgatgaaaatgaatatttgttTAACAACATAGATGATGacgataataaaatattctcaAACGGGGATGATCAGAAGCATTCAAAATATGTATCCACGGAAGGTGACTCTTACGTAATACCAAGAAGTCAATGTATGGATCAGAAATatgaaatgaataaatgtatGAACGAAAAACGTATGAACGAAAAATGCTTGGACGAAAAATGCTTGGACGAAAAATGCatggaagaaaaatatatggaagaaaaatatatggaagaaaaatatatggaagaaaaatatatggaagAAAAATGCATGgacgaaaaatatatgagcAAAAAATGCATGgacgaaaaatatatgagcAAAAAATGCATGgacgaaaaatatatgaatagaAAAGGGTATGCTTATcgtaaattattaaaaaatcaatcaggaagaagtaaaaatttCTTGGGCAATTTTCCCCCACAATCTGATGAGTATAGGCAGGAAAAGTATGAAAGCATAAATAGAGGCAATGGATTAAAGAAAGAACTGTATCGAGGTTTACAAAAAAGAGGAGGGgggaaaaatggaaaaacacaaaaaaggaaaacgaATGGGATGAGCAAACCAAATAGGTTGAATAAGATTTACAAGTTGAATGGAACGGACAAGCGGAGTGGACCCAAGAAGTTAGAAAAGTTgaagggaaaaaatgaaatttactATATGCTTCAGTTCTCAGAAAAAgctataaaattttttaaaaagaatggCACATATTTGAACGCCAAGTCCAAGCTGGCCAAATATCAATCCATTATTAAGAGAATTTTGAAGTGcgttataaatttatttaggGATGTTTTAAACAATGCAGATTTGAATATTCCTTGTAGCAGTGACGTTTTTGATAGTAATAATTCTCTTCGCGATAGCACGTTTTGCGAAAAGAAGGCAATGATAGAGCTACCACAAGAAAGCtacaaaaaagtaaaaaataaaaatgaacatgAGGGTGAACACAGTTGTAAATACGAACATGAAGAGGGTAATAGGTACATTAGCGAAATCCACTCAGGAAGGGGTGGAGAACCTGCGTCTTGCGAAGTTAAAGGAGTATCGAACATAAACAAATCAAACGTAAGTATAAGTAAAATGGGTAAAGGGCACACCATAAcgaatgaatataatatggAAGGACATAACCTAGTAGTGGAACACTACCAAGCTGATAATGTCAAAACAAAAGATAGCGCAGTGAAAGAATGCAACTTGAATCTAATTCGAGGACAAAAGGATGGAGAAAACACAAACACCTTGCCATGTATCGACAATATCGTTACAAATGAaactttattattactaacaGATGACGAAAACGagattaacaaaatatacaacAATATGAACATGATATATTtcagtaaatatataaacgaatttgaatattacaaaaagtacaaaataaaatgtggTTGTATGaaagatattataaattacatatataaaaaatcaatgattgatgaaaataatttatatgtagaTGATTATAACACATTGGAAAGTTTTTACACAAGTACGagattaaaaattttaaataataatataataagaaattttGACTATTTCTCAAATAgtgatatatgtaaatacataaaaaatgtttgtctattatctatatatatttcaaaattagAAATAGATTTATTTCTTAGCATATTTAACAATAGTTTTCTTCACTCCTCTCttagtattatattaaacGCTATTGGTGTATCTGTATATGACAATATTAGTCAGAATATTTacgaattaaataatatacaaattataagaaaaattattcaaattatttatgtagatattatagaaatatatggcgataatttatatagtaCTATACGagattatttaataaaaatctgtaaaattttaaaagacagattattatacattattgAAATGTATATTTCGTACTACACAAAAAATATCTCTTCTACTATTCCATACACATGTTTCAAAccgataaaaaagaaattcaaAGATATGGTTAACGAGTTCTTATATGACGAGTATTTACTTACAAATAATACTGGTGAACGGTGCAATTATGTTtgtgaaaaagaaaaggaagaagcAGACCTCGACATATCGAACAATACAGTTGGGTCTTCAAATGGCATACCTCCTCTATGTAGCAGTAATATCAATAACAATAGTACTATCATTCacaataacaatagtagTAACAAGGTGAATGTGGAAATGAGTTGTCTTAGCACGTGCAATAACCGATCTCGTCAAAATTGTGGGGAAAATGTAAGTGATAATCAAAGCAGAGGTAATTCAGACGATGATTCTAGTGAGAGTATAGATATTGAACATAATTACAAAGAgcatgaatataatattaatgtattaaatgaaaatagtgTATACAAACCCTTTTCCTTCCTTAACTGTTATTATAACAAAGATACAAAATTTTCACTAACCGGTGTAGATATCAACATAATAGGtacaatattaattttaaaaactataaattttataatggAGGAAAGCACCTTTATGGATCTGTTCAATGAGTGCTTAGATAATACTTATAACTCGatcattaatatttacaaacAGCATCTTAAAAATCATGATGGAGATATGATTAATGCAAGTTTGtacttaattaaaaatttaagtttTCTCCTTTACTTATTTTACAAAGTTACTAATGATAAGGATTTTTTAAACCTGTACTTAGATAAGGAGCTAACAGAACATCTTCTACATGAAGCcgcaaaaaaagaaagaactTATCTCAAACAGAGGGGAAAAGATAAGAATAAATCAACGGGGGAGAATGAAAactccattttttattttattaaaagagTTTACAATTTGTCATCCACCAATGATATACAGAGTAAAATACTGGCttcatttaatgaaaatatatataacttcaCATTAACGACGATTTCGATAG TTTGTGCCCCtctaattaaaattttgtcGGCCGAATATGATGACAAGACTTccgaaaaagaagaagagatAAAAAACGTGGTGCATAAGTTTatgaacgaaaaaaaaaaaaaagatgaagatAATGAACAACTTAATTATGTAAAGGTAGACTTCGCATTTTTGAGTGAAATAAGTTTTGAGTTGCTAGAAAAATACGCAATAATGGTTAAAGGtgaaaatggtaaaaattgTGAATACAgcaaaaattacaaaaatgacaaaaatggtaaaaatatgGATAACGCAAAAAAAGGCCTACAACTTTTCCGGCaccaaatttattttttgtttccaaagatatatttttacgttaaattatttatatgctCAAATGCTGATAAATATAAGgaaaatcattttttcccCTCCTTATTTAACTACATTATAggtgttttaaaatataaaataatatatctgtTGAG tgaGCTGTACATAATGCTACGATGCAAATATGGCAAACAAATTGGAACTATTTTTGAGGGGAATTATATCAAGgacatatttctttttttaaactcGAGTGAGCAGTATTCGTGTGTATTTTCAGACGTTCATCAGTATTACGAtacaaacaaaaattataattttttaagtgaATAG